A genomic segment from Blastococcus sp. PRF04-17 encodes:
- a CDS encoding polyadenylate-specific 3'-exoribonuclease AS gives MTVRRFFYDTEFIEDGTTIDLVSIGVVDETGREFYAVSTEFDERRAIPWVRRNVLDQLPPPADKAWRSRERIREDLLAFLTGAGEEIELWAWFGAYDHVALCQLWGAMPALPRPIPRFTRELRQRWDDLGRPELPTKPTGTHDALVDARYNLARWRAMEAARAV, from the coding sequence GTGACGGTCCGGCGCTTCTTCTACGACACCGAGTTCATCGAGGACGGCACCACCATCGACCTCGTCTCGATCGGCGTCGTCGACGAGACCGGCCGCGAGTTCTACGCCGTCAGCACCGAGTTCGACGAGCGCAGAGCGATCCCGTGGGTGCGGCGCAACGTGCTCGACCAGCTGCCGCCGCCGGCGGACAAGGCGTGGCGCAGCCGCGAGCGCATCCGCGAGGACCTGCTCGCCTTCCTGACCGGGGCGGGGGAGGAGATCGAGCTCTGGGCGTGGTTCGGCGCCTACGACCACGTCGCGCTCTGCCAGCTGTGGGGGGCCATGCCCGCGCTGCCCCGGCCGATACCGAGGTTCACCCGCGAGCTCCGGCAGCGCTGGGACGACCTCGGCCGGCCAGAGCTGCCGACCAAGCCGACCGGCACGCACGACGCGCTGGTCGACGCTCGCTACAACCTGGCCCGCTGGCGTGCCATGGAGGCCGCACGGGCCGTCTGA
- a CDS encoding PucR family transcriptional regulator: protein MRLGEESEAAVIAEVTAAAARERDLPASLLDGYLAALVAVARDGRRLTGVEEAHCRGLGAAAAEQGVSLPAVVDLYMTASRRIWPRLPALLGDARGRAPGSAELVAVGEAVWRGADTALAALAAGHLDAQREVVRREEAFRREFVDDLLTGRSEVGSLVERAERLGLALAGSHTVTVAATDRPADAGMHLTMWLEEEARARFRDRGLLVAAKDGRLVSVVSSSPGQDGDADGRALAELAGPAVARLTRRAGWRVGVGRSHPGPRGVLRSYREAVDALEVADRLDLPERVVQARDMLVYRVLLRDEAAIADLVGTVLGPLEHARGGPEVLVATVEAYFAAGRNAASAARRLHLSVRAVTYRLQRVRELTGYDPADPADQLPLMVAVTGARLLDWPARPASAE from the coding sequence ATGCGGCTCGGTGAGGAGTCGGAGGCGGCCGTGATCGCCGAGGTCACCGCTGCCGCGGCACGCGAGCGGGACCTGCCCGCGTCGCTGCTCGACGGCTACCTCGCCGCCTTGGTCGCCGTGGCCCGGGACGGACGACGGCTCACGGGCGTCGAGGAGGCGCACTGCCGCGGGCTGGGTGCCGCGGCCGCGGAGCAGGGGGTGAGCCTGCCTGCGGTGGTGGATCTGTACATGACCGCGTCCCGCCGGATCTGGCCGCGGCTGCCGGCCCTGCTGGGTGACGCACGGGGGAGGGCGCCGGGGTCGGCGGAACTGGTCGCCGTCGGAGAGGCGGTGTGGCGCGGGGCGGACACCGCGCTGGCCGCACTCGCGGCCGGTCACCTCGACGCGCAGCGCGAGGTGGTGCGGCGCGAGGAGGCGTTCCGGCGGGAGTTCGTGGACGACCTGCTCACCGGGAGGTCCGAGGTCGGTTCGCTGGTCGAACGGGCCGAGCGCCTGGGGCTGGCGCTCGCCGGCAGCCACACGGTGACGGTGGCGGCGACCGACCGGCCGGCCGACGCGGGCATGCACCTCACGATGTGGCTCGAGGAGGAGGCCCGGGCGCGCTTCCGTGACAGGGGCTTGCTCGTCGCCGCCAAGGACGGTCGGCTGGTCAGCGTGGTGTCCTCCAGCCCGGGACAGGACGGCGATGCCGACGGACGAGCCCTCGCGGAGCTCGCCGGCCCGGCGGTGGCCCGGCTGACCCGCCGGGCCGGCTGGCGGGTCGGCGTCGGACGGTCGCACCCCGGACCGCGCGGCGTCCTGCGGTCCTACCGGGAGGCCGTCGACGCGCTGGAGGTGGCCGACCGGCTGGACCTGCCCGAGCGGGTCGTCCAGGCCCGCGACATGCTCGTCTACCGCGTCCTGCTGCGCGACGAGGCAGCCATCGCCGACCTCGTCGGCACCGTCCTCGGCCCGCTCGAGCACGCGCGTGGCGGTCCGGAGGTGCTCGTGGCCACGGTGGAGGCGTACTTCGCCGCCGGACGGAACGCGGCCTCGGCCGCCCGGCGGCTGCACCTCAGCGTGCGAGCGGTCACCTACCGGCTCCAGCGGGTGCGGGAGCTCACGGGGTACGACCCGGCCGACCCCGCGGACCAGCTGCCGCTGATGGTGGCCGTCACCGGGGCCCGGCTGCTGGACTGGCCGGCCAGACCGGCGTCCGCCGAGTGA
- a CDS encoding RidA family protein, whose translation MSIGIELVRPPGLTGTVPYAYAAVTDPGRMVFTAGARPVDAGGATVGVGDVAAQTRQVVTNLVTALEGAGAELSDVLKTTVFVATTDRGDLVAASEVLREAFGDHDAPSTLVGVTVLGHPDQLVEVEAVAVRDSWREPAPPHDETVAA comes from the coding sequence GTGAGCATCGGTATCGAACTCGTCCGCCCACCCGGCCTGACCGGCACCGTGCCCTACGCCTACGCCGCCGTCACCGATCCCGGGCGGATGGTCTTCACGGCCGGTGCCCGCCCGGTCGACGCCGGCGGCGCGACGGTGGGCGTAGGCGACGTCGCGGCCCAGACCCGGCAGGTGGTGACCAACCTCGTCACCGCCCTCGAGGGCGCCGGTGCCGAGCTCTCCGACGTGCTGAAGACGACGGTGTTCGTGGCGACCACCGATCGGGGCGACCTGGTCGCGGCCTCGGAGGTCCTTCGGGAGGCGTTCGGCGACCACGACGCCCCGAGCACGCTGGTGGGGGTGACCGTGCTCGGCCATCCCGACCAGCTCGTCGAGGTCGAGGCGGTGGCGGTGCGCGACAGCTGGCGGGAGCCCGCGCCGCCGCACGACGAGACGGTGGCGGCGTGA
- a CDS encoding class II 3-deoxy-7-phosphoheptulonate synthase — translation MSLPEPAELIPGLDRWKDLPAAQQPQWPDRGALDTVLTTLSTVPPIVAPSEIDALRLQLADVAQGKAFLLQGGDCAETFDLNTDSHLQSTTRTLLQMAVVLTYGASVPVVKVGRIAGQYAKPRSSDIDALGLPSYRGDMVNDLEPVLEKRIPDPFRLVRAYANSAAAMNMIRAYARGGLADLHAVHDWNKDFVSTSPAGVRYEVIAREIDRALAFMRACGVDSSALHQVDLYNSHEALILDYERALLRVHDGRAYATSAHFVWVGERTRQMDGAHIEFASKLANPIGVKIGPTTTPEQASELVERLDPEGLPGKLTLISRMGNGKIRDVLPAIVEKVTASGHQVVWQCDPMHGNTHESSTGYKTRHFDRVVDEVLGFFDVHRALGTWPGGIHVELTGEDVTECLGGAMEISDEDLNSRYETACDPRLNTGQSLELAFLVAEMLRG, via the coding sequence GTGAGTCTCCCCGAACCTGCTGAGCTGATCCCCGGCCTCGACCGGTGGAAGGACCTCCCCGCAGCCCAGCAGCCGCAGTGGCCCGACCGTGGCGCCCTCGACACCGTGCTGACCACGCTGTCGACGGTGCCGCCGATCGTCGCGCCGTCCGAGATCGACGCCCTCCGGCTGCAGCTGGCCGACGTCGCGCAGGGCAAGGCGTTCCTCCTGCAGGGCGGCGACTGCGCGGAGACCTTCGACCTCAACACCGACTCCCACCTGCAGAGCACCACGCGGACACTGCTGCAGATGGCCGTCGTCCTCACCTACGGCGCCAGCGTGCCGGTGGTCAAGGTGGGCCGGATCGCCGGTCAGTACGCCAAGCCGCGCTCGTCCGACATCGACGCCCTCGGCCTGCCCTCCTACCGGGGGGACATGGTCAACGACCTGGAGCCGGTGCTGGAGAAGCGCATCCCGGACCCGTTCCGGCTGGTGCGGGCCTACGCGAACTCGGCGGCGGCGATGAACATGATCCGCGCGTACGCCCGGGGCGGCCTCGCCGACCTGCACGCCGTCCACGACTGGAACAAGGACTTCGTGTCGACCTCGCCGGCCGGCGTCCGGTACGAGGTGATCGCCCGCGAGATCGACCGGGCGCTGGCCTTCATGCGCGCCTGCGGCGTCGACTCGAGCGCGCTGCACCAGGTCGACCTCTACAACAGCCACGAGGCGCTCATCCTCGACTACGAGCGCGCCCTGCTGCGGGTGCACGACGGCCGGGCGTACGCCACCTCCGCGCACTTCGTGTGGGTGGGGGAGCGGACGCGGCAGATGGACGGCGCGCACATCGAGTTCGCCTCGAAGCTGGCCAACCCGATCGGCGTCAAGATCGGCCCGACCACCACGCCCGAGCAGGCCAGCGAGCTCGTCGAGCGGCTCGACCCCGAGGGCCTGCCCGGCAAGCTGACGCTCATCAGCCGGATGGGCAACGGCAAGATCCGCGACGTGCTGCCGGCGATCGTCGAGAAGGTCACCGCCAGCGGGCACCAGGTCGTGTGGCAGTGCGACCCGATGCACGGCAACACCCACGAGTCCTCGACGGGCTACAAGACCCGCCACTTCGACCGGGTCGTCGACGAGGTGCTCGGCTTCTTCGACGTGCACCGGGCTCTGGGCACCTGGCCGGGCGGCATCCACGTGGAGCTCACCGGTGAGGACGTCACCGAGTGCCTCGGCGGTGCCATGGAGATCAGCGACGAGGACCTCAACAGCCGGTACGAGACCGCGTGCGACCCCCGGCTGAACACCGGTCAGTCGCTGGAGCTGGCCTTCCTCGTCGCCGAGATGCTCCGCGGATGA
- a CDS encoding SDR family oxidoreductase, whose translation MPRPRTPLTGRSVLITGAARGIGAALARKAAARGARVALVGLEPAELATVADELGPDHLWVEADVTDAEALEAAVQRTVDTFGGLDVVVANAGIAPLTTVMTSSAHALARTIEVNLIGAMLTTHAALPEIAKRRGHVLLISSAAAFTVLPGMSAYCAAKAGLERFGDALRLEVAHRGVTVGSAHPTWIDTDMVRDTEAALPTFAETRKRLPGPLGAFTSVEACAEALVDNLETRKRRVFVPRSVGTVAALRQLVTGVVAEKLAMAISAKQVPQLERDIRALGGREFGAHSVGDRSQGAA comes from the coding sequence ATGCCGCGACCCCGCACCCCGCTGACCGGCCGGAGCGTCCTGATCACGGGCGCCGCCCGGGGGATCGGTGCGGCACTGGCCCGCAAGGCCGCCGCCCGCGGCGCCCGCGTCGCGCTGGTCGGCCTGGAGCCGGCGGAGCTGGCCACGGTGGCCGACGAGCTGGGCCCGGACCACCTGTGGGTGGAGGCCGACGTCACCGACGCCGAGGCGCTCGAGGCCGCCGTCCAGCGGACTGTGGACACGTTCGGCGGTCTCGACGTCGTCGTCGCCAATGCGGGCATCGCGCCGCTGACGACGGTGATGACGTCGTCGGCGCACGCGCTGGCCCGCACCATCGAGGTGAACCTGATCGGCGCGATGCTGACCACGCACGCGGCGCTGCCGGAGATCGCGAAGCGCCGGGGGCACGTGCTGCTGATCAGCTCGGCGGCGGCGTTCACCGTGCTGCCGGGGATGAGCGCCTACTGCGCCGCCAAGGCCGGGCTCGAGCGGTTCGGCGACGCGCTGCGCCTGGAGGTCGCCCACCGCGGGGTGACCGTGGGCAGCGCCCACCCGACGTGGATCGACACCGACATGGTCCGCGACACCGAGGCGGCCCTGCCGACCTTCGCCGAGACCCGCAAGCGGCTGCCCGGCCCGCTGGGCGCGTTCACGTCCGTGGAGGCGTGCGCCGAGGCGCTGGTCGACAACCTGGAGACGCGGAAGCGGCGCGTCTTCGTGCCCCGCTCGGTCGGGACCGTCGCCGCCCTCCGGCAGCTGGTCACCGGCGTCGTCGCCGAGAAGCTGGCGATGGCGATCTCGGCGAAGCAGGTGCCGCAGCTGGAGCGGGACATCCGGGCGCTGGGCGGCCGCGAGTTCGGCGCCCACTCGGTCGGTGACCGCTCCCAGGGCGCCGCGTAG
- a CDS encoding methyl-accepting chemotaxis protein, which produces MRWTTSLPPWATPANWGIRTKVVALAVTSVAVTGAAMSGVSAWQSGQFAGAAEADVSALVAADISRTAAGVRDVVATQGASTSAKVDSDLATAQYVLQQSGGFAIDEGGAGLVDWEAKNQFTGEVTPRALPRVLVGGEWLGQNADVAVPTPVVDEVKSMVGATVTIFQRTPEGDFLRVATNVRAASGTRAIGTYIPAVNPDGAANPVVATVMKGDTYRGNAFVVDSWLVSAYAPLFGPGGDVIGVLYVGVKQENLPALRESLDATTVGDTGHIEVFGGTGDRAGTVLISPGGARDGENLLEATDAEGAPYVRQMVDAAVGLADDEQATVRYVDPEEGPTTVRLTYYAPWDWVIATVARDGDFSGPVESMEAGRSSMVWSMVLAAALIAVLGGALSYWIGRRLTAPLHRLKDRMAEIADGEGDLTQRMDDSRTDEVGQLSGAFNRFVDKVAGTVRDIGRCAREVASSAAGVSAVADGLAGRAARSRDQAQGAHRTAADISTSVSAAASGAQEMGASISEIARSAADAAAVGRQAADLAEKTESTIAALGASSAEIGDVVKVISGVAEQTNLLALNATIEAARAGDAGKGFAVVANEVKELAQEAGKASDEIAQRVQGIQAETSAAVRAIAQIAEVVRTINDHQTTIASAVEEQTATTGELTRSVAAAADGAGVVTSTLTMVRQDADDSADDVDRARTAARELDALSSELNRLLGAFTV; this is translated from the coding sequence ATGCGCTGGACGACCTCCCTCCCTCCGTGGGCCACCCCGGCCAACTGGGGCATCCGCACCAAGGTGGTGGCGCTCGCCGTGACGAGCGTCGCGGTGACGGGTGCGGCCATGAGCGGCGTGAGCGCATGGCAGAGCGGCCAGTTCGCCGGTGCAGCGGAAGCGGACGTCAGCGCGCTGGTGGCCGCGGACATCTCGCGCACCGCGGCCGGCGTCCGGGACGTCGTCGCCACCCAGGGGGCCTCCACGTCGGCGAAGGTCGACTCCGATCTCGCCACGGCGCAGTACGTCCTCCAGCAGTCCGGCGGCTTCGCCATCGACGAGGGCGGGGCCGGCCTCGTCGACTGGGAGGCGAAGAACCAGTTCACCGGCGAGGTCACGCCCCGCGCGCTGCCCCGCGTGCTCGTCGGCGGCGAGTGGCTGGGCCAGAACGCCGACGTCGCCGTCCCGACCCCCGTGGTCGACGAGGTCAAGTCGATGGTCGGCGCCACGGTGACGATCTTCCAGCGCACTCCGGAGGGCGACTTCCTGCGGGTGGCCACCAACGTGCGGGCCGCCTCGGGCACGCGGGCGATCGGCACCTACATCCCGGCGGTGAACCCGGACGGGGCGGCCAATCCCGTCGTGGCGACGGTGATGAAGGGCGACACCTACCGCGGCAACGCCTTCGTCGTCGACTCCTGGCTGGTGTCGGCGTACGCCCCGCTGTTCGGGCCGGGCGGCGACGTGATCGGCGTGCTCTACGTGGGCGTCAAGCAGGAGAACCTGCCGGCCCTTCGCGAGAGCCTGGACGCGACCACCGTGGGCGACACCGGGCACATCGAGGTCTTCGGGGGCACCGGCGACCGCGCGGGCACCGTGCTCATCAGCCCCGGCGGCGCCCGCGACGGCGAGAACCTCCTCGAGGCCACGGACGCGGAGGGGGCGCCCTACGTCCGGCAGATGGTCGACGCCGCCGTCGGCCTCGCTGACGACGAGCAGGCGACCGTGCGCTACGTCGATCCGGAGGAGGGCCCGACGACCGTCCGCCTCACCTACTACGCCCCCTGGGACTGGGTGATCGCCACGGTCGCCCGCGACGGCGACTTCTCCGGTCCCGTCGAGTCGATGGAGGCCGGCCGGTCGTCGATGGTCTGGTCGATGGTCCTCGCCGCTGCCCTCATCGCCGTCCTCGGCGGTGCTCTGTCGTACTGGATCGGCCGCCGCCTGACCGCTCCACTGCACAGGCTCAAGGACCGGATGGCCGAGATCGCCGACGGCGAGGGCGACCTGACGCAGCGGATGGACGACTCACGAACCGACGAGGTCGGCCAGCTCTCCGGTGCGTTCAACCGCTTCGTCGACAAGGTCGCAGGCACCGTGCGCGACATCGGCCGCTGCGCCCGCGAGGTCGCGTCGTCCGCCGCCGGGGTCTCGGCCGTCGCCGACGGTCTCGCCGGGCGCGCGGCGCGCAGCCGCGATCAGGCGCAAGGGGCGCACCGCACCGCGGCGGACATCAGCACGAGCGTCTCCGCTGCGGCCTCCGGCGCGCAGGAGATGGGTGCATCCATCTCGGAGATCGCACGCAGTGCCGCGGACGCCGCCGCGGTCGGGCGTCAGGCGGCCGACCTGGCCGAGAAGACGGAGAGCACGATCGCCGCCCTGGGCGCGAGCTCGGCCGAGATCGGCGACGTGGTCAAGGTGATCTCGGGCGTGGCCGAGCAGACCAACCTCCTGGCGCTGAACGCGACGATCGAGGCGGCGCGCGCCGGTGACGCCGGCAAGGGCTTCGCGGTCGTCGCCAACGAGGTGAAGGAGCTCGCCCAGGAGGCCGGCAAGGCCAGCGACGAGATCGCCCAGCGCGTGCAGGGCATCCAGGCCGAGACGTCCGCCGCCGTGCGGGCGATCGCTCAGATCGCCGAGGTGGTGCGGACGATCAACGACCACCAGACCACGATCGCCAGTGCCGTCGAGGAGCAGACGGCCACCACGGGGGAACTGACCCGCAGCGTCGCCGCGGCGGCCGACGGCGCCGGCGTCGTCACCAGCACCCTCACCATGGTCCGACAGGACGCCGACGACAGCGCGGACGACGTCGACCGTGCCCGGACGGCGGCCCGCGAGCTGGACGCGCTCTCTTCGGAGCTCAACCGCCTGCTCGGGGCCTTCACCGTCTGA
- a CDS encoding alpha/beta fold hydrolase codes for MNSRTVLRRVAAVRTPDGAQLHAVVDGRDDAPVTLVLAHGWTLAQATWDDVAELLAPRVADGELRLIRYDQRGHGRSTWGSPTHPDTSITIDLLGEDLGTLLDQLVPDGPVVLGGHSMGGMTIMCLSAARPELFGDRVRGVVLVATSAGDLTSDPRSAAAAWPSCTRACSTPLSRAPASSSGCASCCPRRTPGTRRWCATCSTGPTPPTRWC; via the coding sequence GTGAACTCCCGGACGGTTCTCCGCCGCGTCGCCGCCGTCCGGACCCCGGACGGCGCCCAGCTGCACGCCGTCGTCGACGGCCGGGACGACGCCCCCGTCACCCTCGTCCTCGCGCACGGCTGGACCCTGGCCCAGGCCACGTGGGACGACGTCGCCGAGCTGCTCGCTCCCCGAGTCGCGGACGGCGAGTTGCGGCTGATCCGCTACGACCAGCGCGGGCACGGCCGCTCGACGTGGGGTTCTCCCACCCACCCAGACACCTCGATCACCATCGACCTGCTCGGCGAGGACCTGGGCACGCTGCTCGACCAGCTCGTGCCCGACGGTCCGGTCGTCCTCGGCGGCCACTCGATGGGCGGCATGACCATCATGTGCCTGTCCGCGGCCCGGCCCGAGCTGTTCGGTGACCGCGTGCGCGGCGTCGTCCTCGTGGCGACGTCGGCCGGCGACCTCACCTCCGACCCGCGCAGCGCCGCCGCCGCATGGCCAAGCTGCACCCGGGCGTGCTCAACGCCGCTCTCGCGGGCGCCCGCGTCGTCGAGCGGGTGCGCCAGCTGCTGCCCCCGACGCACCCCCGGCACCAGAAGATGGTGCGCGACCTGCTCTACGGGGCCGACGCCACCGACCAGATGGTGCTGA
- a CDS encoding GlsB/YeaQ/YmgE family stress response membrane protein, which yields MLSLLWLLVVGLIAGLLARALVPGKDSMSLVATLLLGVSGSVVGGLVLGLLFGGFRDRGFSPAGIIGSVIGAVIVLLVYNRISGRRASGTTARRGTT from the coding sequence ATGCTGTCGCTGCTCTGGCTCCTCGTCGTCGGCCTGATCGCCGGCCTCCTCGCCCGCGCGCTCGTTCCCGGCAAGGACTCCATGAGCCTGGTCGCCACCCTGCTGCTCGGCGTGAGCGGCTCCGTCGTCGGGGGCCTCGTCCTCGGTCTGCTGTTCGGCGGCTTCCGTGACCGGGGCTTCAGCCCGGCCGGGATCATCGGCTCGGTGATCGGCGCCGTGATCGTGCTGCTCGTCTACAACCGCATCTCCGGCCGCCGGGCCTCCGGGACGACCGCGCGACGCGGCACGACCTGA
- a CDS encoding STAS domain-containing protein, producing the protein MEIRRSGERPVVAVSGELDLAGRDLLEAVLEHVRSTDPGLVLLDLRDVSFVDTHGLAPVLERDVVVVSASRAVTQVFRLLGLPLAQPWPSRCHDVRTGRSGDRPSGS; encoded by the coding sequence ATGGAGATCAGGCGGTCGGGGGAGCGGCCGGTCGTGGCGGTGTCCGGTGAGCTGGACCTCGCCGGGCGAGACCTGCTCGAAGCCGTGCTCGAGCACGTCCGCTCGACCGATCCCGGCCTCGTGCTCCTGGACCTCCGCGACGTGTCGTTCGTCGACACCCACGGCCTGGCGCCCGTCCTCGAGCGGGACGTCGTCGTGGTCTCGGCGTCACGCGCGGTCACGCAGGTGTTCCGGTTGCTGGGGCTGCCGCTGGCCCAGCCGTGGCCCTCCCGGTGCCATGACGTCCGGACGGGGCGATCGGGCGACCGGCCCTCCGGGAGCTGA
- a CDS encoding alpha/beta fold hydrolase, translated as MRQLLPPTHPRHQKMVRDLLYGADATDQMVLTGAEIMHASTLRAFIEFMPALEGHDKRENLTALRDVPVEIFVGDSDKLTPKRHSRQLAEALPQAELHVVERTGHMIPQERAQLVTEAIERLLARATAERAVA; from the coding sequence GTGCGCCAGCTGCTGCCCCCGACGCACCCCCGGCACCAGAAGATGGTGCGCGACCTGCTCTACGGGGCCGACGCCACCGACCAGATGGTGCTGACCGGGGCGGAGATCATGCACGCCTCGACGCTCCGGGCCTTCATCGAGTTCATGCCGGCGCTCGAGGGGCACGACAAGCGGGAGAACCTCACCGCGCTCCGCGACGTCCCGGTGGAGATCTTCGTCGGCGACAGCGACAAGCTGACCCCGAAGCGGCACAGCCGGCAGCTGGCCGAGGCGCTGCCCCAGGCGGAGCTGCACGTCGTCGAGCGGACCGGTCACATGATTCCGCAGGAACGGGCGCAGCTGGTCACCGAGGCGATCGAGCGGCTGCTGGCGCGGGCCACCGCCGAACGCGCGGTCGCCTGA
- a CDS encoding FGGY family carbohydrate kinase, with translation MPVLAIDAGTTGVTALVVGEDGDVLARGYREFAQLFPRPGWVEHEPDDIWTATVAACRQALAGTDQQPTCVGITDQRETAVVWDRRTLHSPRPAIVWQDRRTTAICDRLRADGVESRLAELTGLRLDPYFTATKYCWLAAEEPPRGRAWWTAAWRWAPWTPT, from the coding sequence ATGCCGGTGCTCGCGATCGATGCAGGTACGACCGGGGTGACCGCGCTGGTGGTGGGCGAGGACGGCGACGTCCTGGCCCGCGGCTACCGCGAGTTCGCCCAGCTGTTCCCCCGGCCCGGCTGGGTCGAGCACGAGCCGGACGACATCTGGACGGCGACCGTCGCGGCCTGCCGCCAGGCGCTGGCCGGCACCGACCAGCAGCCCACCTGCGTCGGGATCACCGACCAGCGCGAGACGGCCGTCGTCTGGGACCGGCGCACCCTGCACTCCCCGCGCCCGGCGATCGTCTGGCAGGACCGCCGCACCACCGCGATCTGCGACCGGCTGCGCGCCGACGGCGTGGAGTCCCGGCTCGCCGAGCTGACGGGCCTGCGCCTGGACCCCTACTTCACCGCCACGAAGTACTGCTGGCTGGCCGCCGAGGAGCCGCCACGTGGAAGGGCGTGGTGGACGGCGGCCTGGCGCTGGGCACCGTGGACTCCTACGTGA
- a CDS encoding flavin-containing monooxygenase, with the protein MTTLETEPAPAPTAAAAVREVDVAIIGSGFAGLCMAIALRRRRQTDFVVLERGDDVGGTWRDNTYPGAACDVQSNLYSFSFAPNPDWPRSYSEQPEIQEYLRSTADRFGVRPHCVFGADVTSARWDDAARRWDITTTAGRFRSRILVSAAGALADPTYPDIPGLDTFAGTVMHSARWDHGHDLTGERVAVIGTGASAIQVVPAIQPIVESIAVYQRTPAWVVPRTDHPVAPWLKLLYRFVPGLQKAIRAFLYLVREFLVLGMAKNRRLLTPVGKLARAHLHRQVRDPKLRAALTPDYTIGCKRILISNDYFPAVAAPNAELVTAGIAEVRPTSIVAQDGVERPTDTIVLATGFHVTDLPIAQKICGRDGRSLADVWSEGMVTNRSAAVAGFPNMFLLVGPNVGVGHTSMVYMIESQVAYVDDALATMDAEGLEVLETTPEAQDAYRAMIAEKSKGTVWLAGGCASWYLDEHGHNTTLWPDFTFRFRKLTKKLDRENYVGIPAGAPTSTEEVAA; encoded by the coding sequence GTGACCACCCTCGAGACCGAGCCCGCCCCCGCCCCGACGGCCGCGGCGGCCGTCCGCGAGGTCGACGTGGCGATCATCGGGTCCGGCTTCGCCGGACTGTGCATGGCGATCGCGCTGCGCCGCCGCCGCCAGACCGACTTCGTCGTCCTCGAGCGGGGGGACGACGTGGGCGGCACCTGGCGCGACAACACCTATCCGGGCGCCGCCTGCGACGTGCAGTCGAACCTCTACTCGTTCTCCTTCGCCCCGAACCCGGACTGGCCGCGCTCCTACTCCGAGCAGCCGGAGATCCAGGAGTACCTCCGCTCGACCGCCGACCGCTTCGGCGTCCGGCCGCACTGCGTCTTCGGCGCCGACGTCACCTCCGCGCGGTGGGACGACGCCGCGCGCCGCTGGGACATCACGACCACGGCCGGCCGGTTCCGCAGCCGCATCCTGGTCTCCGCGGCCGGCGCCCTGGCCGACCCGACCTATCCCGACATCCCCGGGCTCGACACGTTCGCCGGCACCGTCATGCACTCGGCCCGCTGGGACCACGGGCACGACCTGACCGGTGAGCGGGTCGCGGTCATCGGCACCGGCGCCTCGGCGATCCAGGTCGTGCCGGCGATCCAGCCGATCGTCGAGAGCATCGCGGTCTACCAGCGCACGCCCGCGTGGGTCGTGCCGCGCACCGACCACCCGGTCGCACCGTGGCTCAAGCTGCTCTACCGGTTCGTCCCGGGGCTGCAGAAGGCGATCCGGGCGTTCCTCTACCTGGTCCGCGAGTTCCTCGTCCTCGGCATGGCCAAGAACCGGCGGCTGCTCACGCCGGTGGGCAAGCTGGCCAGGGCGCACCTGCACCGCCAGGTCCGCGACCCCAAGCTCCGCGCCGCCCTGACGCCGGACTACACGATCGGCTGCAAGCGCATCCTGATCAGCAACGACTACTTCCCGGCCGTCGCCGCCCCCAACGCCGAGCTCGTGACCGCCGGCATCGCCGAGGTCCGGCCGACGTCGATCGTCGCTCAGGACGGCGTCGAACGGCCCACCGACACGATCGTGCTGGCCACCGGCTTCCACGTGACCGACCTGCCGATCGCCCAGAAGATCTGCGGCCGCGACGGCCGCTCGCTGGCCGACGTCTGGTCCGAGGGCATGGTCACCAACCGCAGCGCCGCGGTCGCCGGCTTCCCGAACATGTTCCTGCTGGTGGGACCCAACGTCGGCGTGGGGCACACGTCGATGGTCTACATGATCGAGTCGCAGGTCGCCTACGTCGACGACGCGCTGGCGACCATGGACGCCGAGGGCCTCGAGGTGCTCGAGACGACGCCGGAGGCGCAGGACGCCTACCGCGCGATGATCGCCGAGAAGTCGAAGGGCACCGTGTGGCTGGCCGGCGGGTGCGCCAGCTGGTACCTCGACGAGCACGGGCACAACACGACGCTGTGGCCCGACTTCACCTTCCGCTTCCGGAAGCTGACCAAGAAGCTGGACCGCGAGAACTACGTCGGCATCCCCGCCGGCGCGCCGACCAGCACCGAAGAGGTGGCCGCGTGA